The sequence below is a genomic window from Neoarius graeffei isolate fNeoGra1 chromosome 4, fNeoGra1.pri, whole genome shotgun sequence.
gcgctccgcgaactcgtccacgatgctctgtatgtcactgattcagtgagcttttaagcggtagtctcacgacccgaatagtaaacaataaacatggaggacatggagtcgttagtgttgctggtcttggtgctgtggcttgacaaccccaacagatactggcaagagcgtatagatgaggcgaggcgcataaggcttcagaaattctcgtaattcgtaattcttcttcttccgggtttgcggtgtttacagatcccagcgcgctcaggcatgtgaggacactcctcctcaccaatcagtgcacaggggagtgtctgctcacgcccccaacctcagtcagcacggtttggctcgcttcagccccactccaaaacggtgcgagttttaggggctaagcagggctgaaacgagctgagtcgtgctggtttttggtagtcgaaacgcgagccgtgtcgggctgaagtgagctgaagcgagctgaagtgagctgaaaaagggtagtggaaaagggccattagactgtCTGGAAAGGGCTCAGACAGATCACTAACTACAAACCTTCAGACCCCCACTCTGTTAACGACTTGCGCCTGACCAACCACCTGAAGTTCTACTGTTGCTTTGAAAGACAATGGGACTGTACTGATATCATCCCCTGTGACTCCACACTCCAGCTCCTGGCCACCACCCCCACCTACCCTCCCCCCTCTACTGCTGCCGGGGCCTCTCTACAACCTCTCACCCAGGAAGCTCATCCACCCACCACCACAGACTCAACTCTCTCCATTCTGGAGAGGGACGTCAACAAGCTGAACCCCTGCAAAGCAGCAGATCCCAACTCTGTATCACCATttaccctgaagcactgtgctgatcagctatCTCCGGTGTTCATAGatatcttcaacacctcactggaaaCATACCATATGCCAACCTTCTTCAAGGCCTCCACCATCCCCgtccccaaaaagccaaggattacaggattaaatgactacagacccatcgCCCTGACTTCTGTGGTTATGAAATCCTTCAAGTGCCTTGTACTTTACCAACTTCAAGCCATCACTGACCCACTCCTGGATCCCATGCAGTTTGCCTACAGAGCCAACAGATCTGCAGATGATGCTGTCAGTGTGGCTCTTcatttcatcctccagcacctgaACTCCCCAGGAACCTACGCTTAGATCCTGTTTTTGGATTTTAgttctgccttcaacaccatcatcctggctcttctgcaggacaagctctcccagctgaGCATGCCTGACTCCAtctgcaggtggatcactgacttcctgtctgacaggaagaAGCACGTGAAGTTGGAGAAACATGTCTCTGACTCCCGAACCATCAGCACCGGATCTCGCCCTAAGGCTGCATcatctctcctctgctcttctccctgtacaccaacagctgcacctccagtcatcagtctgtcaagctcctaaagttcacacatgacaccaccctcattggactcatTTCTGGTGAGGGTGAGTCTGCCTccaggtgggagattgaccatctggtgtcctggtgcaggcagaacaatTTAGAGCTGAATGCTCTAAAGAGAGTGGAGACaattgtagacttcaggaggagctctgccacaccctccctcccccatcaccctgtttgactccccagtaacctctgtggagtatttccacTTCCTGGACGCTGTAATCACTCAGGACCTCAAGTGGGAGATGaatacctgctctctcaccaagaaagcacagcagaggatgtccGTCCTGTAGCAGTTGAAGAAGTTTGATTTGCCAAAGACAATGACGGAGCACTTTTACACCgccatcattgagtccatccACACTTCCTCCATCACCGTTTGGTATGCTGCTGCCAGGGACGAGGGCAGACTGCAGCGCATCATTCGCTCTGCTGAGAGAACGATCAGCTGCAACtttccatctcttcaggacctgtacgagtccaggaccctgaggagggCAGAAAGGATCGTGGCCAACCCTTCTCACCCCAAacacaaactttttgaatcaCGCCCCTCTAGTAGGACATTGTGGTCCATcagaaccaaaacctcacactATAAGGCCAGCATTTCCCCCACTGCAGCTGCCTCATCGATAAAGTCAGAGACCCCACTGACTctaaattcacactttcaatcTGTGATGCTAATGCACTTCATCTCTGAACTGCAATTTTACACATTTCATGATCATCTTCATCTGTCAACTTTTATTACACATTCAGGCTCACGCTGTAcagcttggttatttatttaacccattgcacatattctcttcttctcacacattcatgtcataactcttcttcttcatcttcatcctgtgacctgtttttgcacattccgggtcagactgtacagcttggacttcaaaacagccCATGTAGTACATACcacttaaatatgtccacttttcaaaatTGTCTATTTTCGattattttttattgtacttataTAACTTCTTttgtaatttttaaaaattattttaactgttcaagcatcaatcaccaaagcaattccttgtatgtgagaaccgACTCATCaataaactcgattctgattcggattctctgCTGTCGAATCTGTTCATCTCAATGTGTCCCTGCGCATGCGTGGTACCGTCACCGGAAGTGTATTGTGAGGCAGCCGAGAGAGCGTCGCGCCATTTTATTCAACAGTAAAGTGGTggatgaagtaaaaaaaaattgcgagaATTAGTATTTTTTGTTTGCTTTAAAGCAGAAAAtgggaagaaagaagaagaagcagttgAAGCCGTGGTGTTGGTAacctttttaatttgtcttgtgacTTAAAACTGCGTTAGTTAGCGAAATATCTTCTTAGCTAGCGAGGCTGTATCCCAAACGGCGACCTGTTCGTAATGTAGTGCACTACATTGTGCGCATACGCCATTATTTCAAACTCTGTGAAGTGCACTTCAATAGGTAGCATGGGTCGAGTTTGGGATACAGCTCAAGTTAATGTTCCTAAGTCTTTTGAACACTGGCTTGCTAGCAGGTAGCTACCTCGTGTAGTTATTTACTTGGCTTTTTAGTGATACGACATTGTCTAATCATGTATTTTAAATAATAACCGTGTATAGAAGCTTTAAGTTAATTAGTCACCTTTCATCGTCATGAGAAGACAAAATACTACACCCACAGATCGTATGTAATCGTCTTTCAAATTGTATTAAAACTACGAGCTTTAGTTATCCAATatgttcatttgtttaacttttaTAATCTTTGTCTTGTTAATTCCACCCGGACTttaggaaaaaacaaaccaaagttGAAACTAGAAACCAAATGTTTTGGGCTAACCCAGGATGTGTGGTTCATGAGCGAGTCGGCTCTTTGAGTCAGAGTCGACTCGCAAAGTAAAGTAAGATTTCGTCAATGATTAATTCCAACATAGAAAATAACaatcacatttaaaaaaagaaaaaagaacccGCATATCATATACTTTATCCAGTTTAGACTGGACGGAATTTTCAGTGACccctttgggagccgaaagagtcgACTCTTGTTTTTTGAACCGAGACTAATGAACCGATTCACTCAAAAGAGCCAGATATTTTGGGgggggattatttatttatttgtcattcAGACGTGAtgcaaagatgaaaaaaaaagtacagatgaTGTGAGTGTTTTCTTCTTGTGTATTGCTGGGAGTTTGTATCCAGTCCATGATCAATTTCTCACCTGAATCCGATTACACAAAGGTACTGCAACAGAGACTTTGATGACGAGAAGATTCTCATCCAGCACCAGAAAGCGAAACATTTCAAATGTCACATATGCCACAAAAAGCTGTACACGGGACCTGGCCTGGCCATACACTGTATGCAGGTATGAGACACAACTGAACTGACTTTTAATTCCGCTCACAGGCAAAATATGAACCACAGGGGTGTCATGAAACACGATTAAAATTTTATTCCAGGTGCACAAGGAAACGATAGACGGAGTTCCTAATGCGATACCCGGCCGAACCGACATCGAGCTGGAGATCTACGGCATGGAAGGCATTCCGGAGAGAGACATGCAGGAGAGGAGGAGGCTTCTGGAACAGAAAGCTCAAGGTAGGAAATGAGGGCAGTTTAATCCTCATAAATATAAGATGATAAAAATGAATCACAAGCCAACTCCATcactgggcctcatttatcagtcctccatgtttgtttatttatttagctgaaaaaaagtatttgaaaATGATTCATACAAATTCATGAGAATTTAggaaaagctgttcatattgtcctTCTGCTCGTGTGTGTGTAAGTTTGTGAATAAGAAGATGAACTAGTGTAAACCTTGACTTAATTGATTTGAAATTGTATAATCTGCATGGATTAGTGCACTTTTCCATCTGGAATATACCATAGAGTCTAAGCTGTTAATTTTATTGCGTTTACAGCTTTTATCAGACATTGTTATCCAGAGCGATTTCTCAAAGAGCTCTGGAGTCTCGatcaaaaacacatcctcatgcGAGTTCACTAGATCGGGGACTGAATGACAAATGGAGGACGAGCCTCTCTGTCTGCGCCATAATCCATAAACAAGTGCTTCAGCTGATGGAGCATTTAGAGCTTGCTTATTGTTAATAATATATATTAGAAACCATTTTAGTTGGTGGAGAAGtgagtcaaaataacttccatttctgtttttcagcctttACTCCAGCTGCTCATTTCGTGCTCACAGCTGTCTGTGCACTTTACCTTTTATGGTGTTCTGACTTGCACAGACATTCGCACACGGTTTTACTGAAAGCTTGATAaacgagctgcagtgtgtgtgtgtgtttaagcagAAAGTCAGAAGAAGAAACAGAACCAagatgactctgatgaggatgatgaggatGACGAACCTGGGCCGTCGACATTTCAGCAGCCGCCTGTTGCCCAGCCTCAGAATGCCTACATGCCCCCGGCTAACTATTCGGGTGAGTCAAAGTCACAGTCAGCGGTGTCTTCTTGTGGATATCTGCATATTAATGCTCCATTTTAGTTTCACACAAATGCCACTTATTATTTTTTGAGCTTTACTGGTGTCCAGACCTGTGAAGTATATTGTGGTATTTACAGTGTGCAGTGTTCTCATGGATATGTACACCTTCAGAGTAGGATAGTCATTTTCTTTTTGCTGGTTAACACCTCTCTCtcattgtgtgtttgtgtaggtaTGCCTCCTATGATGCCTGGTGTTCCACCAATGATGCCTGGAATGCCTGCAGTGATGCCCGGAATGCCACCTGGGTACACTTCTATCTCTAATATTTAGTTGTTTATTAGTTTTGAATGCAAAGCTTGGATTATACTCGTATTTAGCTACATGTTGCAAGATGGCTGCTGTGCGTATCCTTCTGCCACTTGGAGCATCGCTTGTGCGTGTCCTCAGAAATTAGCCCCATGCAATACAGTAGGGGGCAGCACAGCATGTGACACTGTCAACAACTGAATAAACAAACTAGTGTTTGTCACAAATCATGTCCTTGTACTATTCTGCACTATAACTGAGGACTGTTTTCCTGTTATGGTTAATGTTTGAATTTTAAAAACCTTTTACGCAGTCTTTAAACTTAGCAAAAGATCTGTTTTCAGTGCCAGCCTTCTAGATTAGGAAATACTTTTGAATGCAGGCTCCTAGTTCTCAATTTGAGACACGAATCATGACAGTGATCACAATGACTGTGGAATGTTTTTTAAGAAAGAAGGAGCGGTGTGTGAAATGCTGAAACATCTTACAGTTCCGCTCCATCCTCCAGACGTACATAAGATTTTTGTAATTCCAGTTCACTGAAAAGTGGGCAAATCTCTTGCAGTAAAACATGTATTTAGTTTTCCACACTCATCTTGGAGCGTTTTCTGAAGTTCGTACTGTCTAGTTAATGTGTGCTAATACGTTTTCACTTGTTACTGGTTCTGGGATTGCGAATACACTCTGCAACTCTCTGAATTTGTTCCTTTGACAGTATGATACAGATGGGAGGGATGATGCACCCAGGGCCCAGAGTGCCCCTCATGATGCCAGGAATGCCCCCAGGTAAGAGGTGTAGAAATGCTGCAAGTATATTAGAGTACATTAGATGATTACAGTCCCTGGTACTGTctggagtacacacacacacacacacacacacctgaactgGAGCAAGTATAAAGCGGAGGCTGATGTGTGTGTTGCAGGAATGCCCCCTCACGTACCTCGGCCTGGGATGCCCCCAATGGCTCAGGTACCTCCAGTGACGGCACCAGGTGTTCCACCCCGACCAACCGCACCTGTCGCTCCGCCTGCTGCTTCCAAACCTCTCTTCCCCAGTGTTGCTCaggtaatgtttaaaaaaaaaagtatttatctaatgaattatttaattaaattaatttcaTTCAGTGATGTATCAATAGAATTATTTTTCAAATAATTACACATGACTCAAAGCAGCTTGATTCATTCGAAAATAATTAAATGGCtaattcattattttttttaaaaaatcaatatGTTTTACCATGcttgtttttctctcctttttggtgtaaaaaagaaaatatattaaAACCCTAATGAGCTTTACTGGAAGTTTCTTAATAAATGTGTCATCATGCTTAGAACTGGGCAGAGTATGGATATATTCAGTAATGTTCCATTTTCACCAGCGTGATTACTGACAAGTCAATCGACAATATGGATGAAAACGAAGCCAGTGGCAAAGATTtaattccttaaaaaaaaaagaactcccCTGGGTTGGTGTGTGGAAATGGTTCGGTTTCTGTAGAGGTGACCTGCAGCAGAGTGCAGCGTTGTTCAGATTATGGCGTAGAAACATCGACATCGCAACTAAAGGCAGCAGCACAATGAGTTTACTTCACCGCTTCAGACCTCATCACCTGGTGCAGTTTGCGGAGTTGGTGAAATACCGCGAAGAGGGACGGAGCGGTAAAAGCTGTCCGTCTGTCGGGTAGCGAGTAACGGTGGCAGTTTATTTAGGTACAGAAAGTATTTTTAATTAAGGACAGAATTGTTTTTAAGTTGCAAACAACTAACTTTACTTTCAGGGTTGTGTACTGACAGATGACTCAATTTGATTTGATTCTGATTTGCAAGCGAACGATTTGATTCATTCCGATTCAATTTGATTCTGATTCAGTATTAATGAAGTGAAATATCACCTGTGATGCGAGTCAGAGCTCAttggttgtgtgtgtgagtgttttggGATGAATTCCATTCTAAAAGATCATAATGTGCAAAGTGTTGTATTGCAATTGTGTGAAAGTATTGGCGCCCTGCATGTCTCTTGTATTTCCAGGCTCCGCAGCCGGTGCCCACTAACGCTGATCCTCCCAAAGCGACATTCCCGGCCTACACACAGCCTCCAtcgtcctcctcttcctccaccTCTTCTTCCTCCGGTTCTGCTAGTAGCACTGCGGCTAAGCCGAACCCCCCAGCAGTCTCCTCTAAGCCCGCTGCTGTCTCCAGCTCCAGTGCTACCAGTAAGTTGATGCACCCTGATGAGGATATCTCGCTGGTAAGTGCTCGGAGACGCCTCTCCCGATTTATCCTCTTTTTATTTGACAGTAAGTAATGAAAACCGGATTTCTCTCTTTACACCGGCTCGGGTTAACGTTAACATTACAGCTTTAATCTGTAAACTCTTGTTCGTGTGCGTATGAGTTTTTAAGCTTTATTATGAAGGCATAAACATGTTTagatgtttgtgtgtttttgtaagGAAGTAAATGAGAGTATTTAGCGTGTGCAGTGTGTGATtgtcgtgtgtttgtgtgtcttgctCTCGGTGCAGGAGGAGAGGCGAGCTCAGCTGCCTAGATATCAGAGGTTGATTCCTCCTCGCCCTGGGCCGACTGTAGCTGGTCCAGTGCCCCCTGCTGCGGCGGTGGGGGCGTTACCTCCACAGCGACACCCCATGCACGGTGAGTTGCTCATGTACCAAATCGGAACAAAATGGACTCCTACACACCTTCCATACACCTGCATTGTGTTTAAGTGCACTGTTTTCAGCAGAATAAAATTGCAAACTTATTCAAATTAATTTAGGACATTAAATCTTTTTAAAGGTCAGAGGCATCACcagaaataacttttttttttttttcttccccaaaaTTCATTTGAAAAACAAGTCTTCATGAGTGCACTTTTGATGTCATCATGTTGACCTTTCAGATCCGTTGACATTTTTGTGACCTGAAGATCAGGGTTCTGatggtgtgtgtttttgtgtgtgtgtaggtcagtACGGCGCACCTCCTCAGGGAATGCCGGGTTACATGCCGGCGTACGGACAGGTGCCTCAGTTCCAGGGCATGAGCCGATTCTGACACGCCTGCTAGGTTTGCTTCATTTTCTGCTGTTTATttagatgatttaaaaaaaacaaaacggacGGAGAGACTCACACCACCACGCAGGATGCTCACACACCCATTATTGAAtattatgtgggtttttttgggttttttcccccttttttttatttctgattGTGTTTCATTCAGGTTTAAAGCTGTAACAGTGTCAGCGTTTCTCTAAGGCAAGTTCATGATGATTATTATAATTATGGTAATTAACAcaactgtagtgtgtgtgtgtttattcagtGTGGAGCCTTCGCAGCACGCTAGCATGTGCTGTTGGACGTTGAGTCCCCAACACTGGTTTGGTGAGGGCTTCATCGTAGGTATGTGCTGATAATCAGGTagaaccaggtgtgtgtgtgtaactcgcATCATACTGTTAACGCACAATttagtgctttctttttttaatgaggaatttatatatatatatatatatatatatatatatatatatatatatatatatgtatatatatatatatatatatatatatatatatatatatatatatatatatataaaatatcctTTAGACACATTCCAGTTTGAAGTCTTTCAGCACATACCtacttcctgtgtgtttgtggatCTCAGTAAACAGTTTATGGCTGtatgttttggattttttttttttttaaatatatataatttttgaaTAATATGGATTAATAAACTTTAATTTCATTTCTTGCTTTGTGTGTTACGtgaatttaattattttaatttagCTTAAATTTTTCGAAATTATATTATGTACAACCCCAACCTCAAAAAAAGTGAGGATGCTtcagtgtaaataaaaacaacgtggtgatttgcaaatcacggaaaccctatatttcattgaaaatagtacagataACAACtagatcagggatgagagttttcggcggatttccgctttttctgagcaaaaatcaatattatgccaaatccgttgagatttttttttcattgaggggggttggggtatgttccttcgtgatactcaagcgtacgacgatgttacatgtttacattttcgccatctttagtctcgctaagtctcgcggtagaatacgtgttatctacaatgtaattggccaaaacatcgctggcgagagcatgatagccaatcataacagttcttacaagagtgtgggagagaacaaaagccaatcataacagttcttacaaaagtacccgcatctgttctattttatcgaaacttgcacatgttcatcgtcgctgcgcttcaaaaatacgtttctctttcgtatcggcttttttactcaaaatgctggatacaattgacaagcgagatgaagcaaaggtacgtgaaatcgatgctggtgtaaaaaacagagagaggactgacgagcttttgtctttggccaaaaggctgaagaagtcgtcaaaatgattaaatgaaaatgagaagtgactgtgaactataaataattgtataaagtgtacatagacattatcccataaacttagcattcgtttgatttaatacattgaacatgtatatgatggtcagtaaatctgaattaatgctgagttttgaaaacttaaatatttcaaaagactttgaaatcatatgcaactaatgaggacatagggagaaaaggtcagtcaccctaagaaattttatttaatatatgaacattttgataattaataaaacttgtttaatgtgaatttagtttgtcatttttgttgatcataaattataaccatacccttgaatgtagaatgtgattttattttgaattcaaacaatactcctattgatttgaaacatattttcatgtaaatatataaaaaagacaacagattttttatctactacagctcagattgcaggaaaagtggtttgtaaggccttatttttcaaaattttccgggggggggtatccctcccagacccctggCTTCGggtgccatcttgttttctgcttttttggtgaccacccactctcatccctgctagatagaactcgacgccaacggcgtcgatggggacgcctccgccc
It includes:
- the znf207b gene encoding BUB3-interacting and GLEBS motif-containing protein ZNF207b, producing MGRKKKKQLKPWCWYCNRDFDDEKILIQHQKAKHFKCHICHKKLYTGPGLAIHCMQVHKETIDGVPNAIPGRTDIELEIYGMEGIPERDMQERRRLLEQKAQESQKKKQNQDDSDEDDEDDEPGPSTFQQPPVAQPQNAYMPPANYSGMPPMMPGVPPMMPGMPAVMPGMPPGMIQMGGMMHPGPRVPLMMPGMPPGMPPHVPRPGMPPMAQVPPVTAPGVPPRPTAPVAPPAASKPLFPSVAQAPQPVPTNADPPKATFPAYTQPPSSSSSSTSSSSGSASSTAAKPNPPAVSSKPAAVSSSSATSKLMHPDEDISLEERRAQLPRYQRLIPPRPGPTVAGPVPPAAAVGALPPQRHPMHGQYGAPPQGMPGYMPAYGQVPQFQGMSRF